The proteins below come from a single Candidatus Alcyoniella australis genomic window:
- the fmt gene encoding methionyl-tRNA formyltransferase: MKTNRPALPGMQTQPWKIVFFGTDAVSRVVLDALFEGPDRVVACVSQPDRPAGRGRNLHPTQVKIVAQTKGLPLRQPERMRDPELVQWLQSFNAELFVVAAFGRILKPELLQIPLHGCLNVHTSLLPKYRGAAPIQWAVANGEQVSGATIMLMDQGMDTGPLLLQRELAIGPHETAQQLTVRLAALGAALLPEAIKGLKAGTLEPVPQEESLSSAAPILRKSDGLIDWSLNAALIASRLRGFTPWPGCYTYLDGKLLKVIEACAESDCDPAQPGTVLKSEASGLLVACGRGCLRITRLQLEGRKPLECCTFLSGCHVDPGTELGD; encoded by the coding sequence TTGAAAACGAATAGACCCGCCTTGCCTGGCATGCAAACTCAACCCTGGAAAATAGTCTTTTTCGGCACCGACGCGGTCTCACGGGTGGTGCTCGATGCCCTGTTTGAGGGGCCGGATCGCGTGGTGGCCTGCGTCAGCCAGCCCGACCGGCCGGCCGGACGCGGCCGCAATCTTCATCCGACCCAGGTTAAAATCGTGGCCCAGACCAAGGGCCTGCCCCTGCGTCAGCCCGAACGGATGCGCGACCCGGAGCTGGTTCAGTGGCTGCAGTCGTTCAACGCCGAGCTGTTCGTGGTGGCCGCCTTCGGCCGGATTCTCAAACCCGAGCTGCTGCAGATTCCGCTTCACGGTTGTCTCAACGTGCACACCAGCCTGCTGCCCAAGTATCGCGGCGCCGCGCCGATCCAGTGGGCCGTGGCCAACGGCGAGCAGGTCAGCGGCGCGACGATCATGCTGATGGACCAGGGGATGGATACCGGACCGCTGCTGCTGCAGCGCGAGCTTGCCATCGGGCCGCACGAGACTGCCCAGCAGCTCACCGTGCGCCTGGCGGCCCTGGGCGCCGCGCTGCTGCCCGAGGCGATCAAAGGGCTCAAGGCCGGGACCCTCGAGCCCGTGCCCCAGGAAGAATCCCTATCGAGCGCTGCGCCGATTTTGCGCAAGTCCGACGGTCTGATCGACTGGTCGCTGAACGCCGCGCTGATCGCCTCGCGCCTGCGCGGATTCACGCCCTGGCCCGGCTGCTACACATATCTCGACGGCAAGCTGCTCAAAGTGATCGAGGCCTGCGCCGAGTCCGACTGCGATCCGGCCCAGCCCGGGACGGTTCTTAAAAGCGAGGCCTCAGGATTGCTGGTGGCCTGCGGCCGCGGCTGCCTGCGCATCACTCGCCTGCAGCTCGAGGGGCGCAAGCCGTTGGAGTGCTGCACGTTCCTCAGCGGCTGCCACGTCGATCCGGGAACCGAACTAGGCGACTGA
- a CDS encoding carbohydrate porin, translating into MRSLFALLLMLPLTAVVAQDADPNGLGRGFHFGSYGRVQFTSDLDGHPGREINVVSHGPRLAEESYVELDFGYGLARPDLAVDLQFTLALFEPFYHYSGDAQQYLAVRNLYAEASQFLPRLSLWVGSRMYRGDDVYLLDCWPLDNLNTIGGGVGFADWGLDLRAHMGVNRLNNDYQLQTIEIPNAGFGSSEYTILDRQRWIYSLRSAYRLSALPAPLGMDFVLYGEFHRLPQGERIPPELIEDQVPDYDPEDIKDKLPQESGYKLGGEVSLIGIPPQGFIKLFVAYAADLAAYGEWGVPWGLNTNGKTRGASELTLALSGNWESRWVGVMLGAEARRFEDADPNEFDIDDYWEGVAVLRPIVYITDHFHQGLEISYQQHYPFGLDPSTDEQEVPEVWQLSVLELLSWDRGNYARPQFRLVYTLSKLNSAARRRFPEGDTRRNDELQHFIGLGVEWWFDSSYR; encoded by the coding sequence ATGCGCAGCCTGTTCGCCCTGTTGCTGATGCTGCCGCTCACGGCCGTCGTGGCCCAAGACGCGGACCCCAACGGGCTGGGACGCGGGTTCCACTTCGGCTCCTACGGCCGGGTGCAGTTCACTTCGGACCTCGACGGCCACCCCGGACGCGAGATCAACGTGGTCAGCCACGGCCCGCGCCTGGCCGAGGAGAGTTACGTTGAGCTCGACTTCGGCTACGGCCTGGCCCGTCCCGATCTGGCTGTGGATTTGCAATTCACCCTGGCGCTGTTCGAGCCGTTCTACCATTACTCGGGGGACGCGCAGCAGTACCTTGCCGTGCGCAACCTCTACGCCGAGGCCTCGCAGTTCCTGCCGCGCCTGAGCCTGTGGGTCGGCAGCCGGATGTATCGCGGCGACGACGTGTACCTTCTGGATTGCTGGCCGCTGGACAACCTCAACACCATCGGCGGCGGCGTGGGATTCGCCGACTGGGGGCTGGACCTGCGCGCGCACATGGGCGTCAACCGACTGAACAACGACTACCAGTTGCAGACGATCGAGATTCCCAACGCGGGCTTCGGCAGCTCCGAATACACAATCCTCGACCGCCAGCGCTGGATCTACAGCCTGCGCAGCGCCTACCGCCTCAGCGCCCTGCCCGCACCGCTTGGCATGGACTTCGTGCTCTACGGCGAGTTTCACCGCCTGCCCCAGGGCGAGCGCATTCCGCCCGAGCTGATCGAGGACCAGGTGCCGGATTACGACCCGGAGGATATCAAGGACAAGCTGCCCCAGGAGAGCGGGTACAAGCTCGGCGGCGAGGTGAGCCTGATTGGCATCCCGCCGCAAGGCTTTATCAAGCTCTTCGTGGCCTACGCCGCGGACCTGGCGGCCTACGGCGAGTGGGGCGTGCCCTGGGGCCTGAACACCAACGGCAAGACCCGCGGCGCGTCCGAGCTGACGCTGGCGCTCTCGGGCAACTGGGAGAGCCGCTGGGTGGGGGTGATGCTCGGGGCCGAGGCGCGGCGCTTTGAGGACGCCGACCCCAACGAGTTCGACATCGACGACTACTGGGAGGGCGTGGCCGTGCTGAGGCCGATCGTCTACATCACCGATCATTTTCATCAGGGGCTCGAGATCAGCTATCAGCAGCACTACCCGTTCGGCCTGGACCCGTCCACGGACGAGCAGGAGGTGCCCGAGGTCTGGCAGCTGAGCGTGCTCGAGCTTTTAAGCTGGGATCGCGGCAACTACGCGAGGCCGCAGTTCCGCCTGGTCTACACCTTAAGCAAGCTCAACTCCGCCGCGCGCCGACGTTTCCCCGAGGGCGACACGCGCCGCAACGACGAGCTGCAACACTTCATCGGCCTGGGGGTTGAGTGGTGGTTCGACTCCAGCTACCGCTGA
- a CDS encoding alpha-amylase family glycosyl hydrolase gives MVVRLQLPLIALLCLALLCTAGCKPYESNDPDADDDFGDDDDAGERVVIYELVVRLFGNVTQNPETDGDILTNGVGRFESIDDTALQSLSDLGVTHLWLMGVLQQASNTDYSTLSSPQPADDPDILKGKAGSFYAIKDYFDVCPDYALDPENRIGEFEDLIERVHDHGMRVVIDLVPNHVARSYASDVRSDLDFGAGDERSLFFGQQNNFFYLVDPPGQALSIPEPSNWERPPGADGTFDLENNDGDPPNDVPKVTGNNQTSPTLSEYDWYETIKLNYGYNFVDGSYLYEPTPDTWLKLDAIVAYWQGLGIDGFRCDFAHYVPLEFWTWLIERARARDSDVFFFAEAYNSSDAVPGFSFTEIIKSGFDAIYDDSGYDTTKGVLCCGKWANDLDEQWPDDFLAPRVVRYAENHDERRLASDLVSGENPDDSGAGSIEAGFAISALLFLQAQGPLLLYNGQAVGEPGAGVEGFSGEDGRTTIFDYWSMPQVAAWVNNFAFDGGGLDGQHRDLRADYAALIELAARPVFVQGSFYSLQNSNKDDWRYGGSGQWVYSYLRYLPQRSESYLIVVNLSDQTHAFNLKLPQQALQFMGFDEQQGTLTFTDQLDELADEPTIESRRAADLGIELTLDPYRVRAFRIVQHKD, from the coding sequence GTGGTGGTTCGACTCCAGCTACCGCTGATCGCGCTGCTGTGCCTGGCGCTGCTTTGCACCGCGGGGTGCAAGCCGTACGAAAGCAACGACCCGGACGCTGACGACGACTTTGGCGACGATGACGATGCGGGCGAGCGTGTGGTGATCTACGAGCTGGTGGTGCGGCTGTTCGGCAACGTCACGCAAAATCCGGAAACCGACGGCGACATCCTGACCAACGGCGTGGGGCGCTTCGAGTCGATCGACGATACTGCTCTGCAATCGCTGTCCGATTTGGGCGTGACCCACCTGTGGCTGATGGGCGTGCTGCAGCAGGCCAGCAACACCGACTACTCGACCCTGAGCTCGCCCCAGCCCGCGGACGACCCGGACATCCTCAAGGGCAAGGCAGGCAGCTTCTACGCAATCAAGGACTACTTCGACGTCTGCCCGGATTACGCCCTGGACCCGGAGAACCGGATTGGCGAGTTCGAGGATCTGATCGAGCGCGTGCACGACCACGGAATGCGGGTGGTGATCGACCTGGTGCCCAACCACGTGGCGCGCTCCTACGCCTCGGACGTGCGGTCGGACCTCGACTTCGGCGCGGGGGACGAGCGCTCGCTGTTCTTCGGCCAGCAAAACAATTTCTTCTACCTGGTCGATCCGCCGGGCCAGGCTCTCTCGATCCCCGAACCCTCAAACTGGGAGCGGCCGCCGGGGGCCGATGGCACCTTCGATCTCGAGAACAACGACGGCGATCCGCCGAACGACGTGCCGAAAGTCACGGGCAACAACCAGACCTCGCCGACTCTCAGCGAGTACGACTGGTACGAGACAATCAAGCTCAACTACGGCTACAACTTCGTCGATGGCTCGTACCTCTACGAGCCGACCCCCGACACCTGGCTCAAGCTCGACGCGATCGTCGCCTATTGGCAGGGCCTGGGAATCGACGGCTTCCGCTGCGACTTCGCGCACTACGTTCCACTAGAGTTCTGGACCTGGTTGATTGAACGCGCCCGGGCACGTGATTCGGACGTCTTTTTCTTTGCCGAGGCCTACAACTCATCCGACGCTGTGCCCGGCTTCTCGTTCACCGAGATAATCAAGAGCGGGTTCGACGCGATCTACGACGATAGCGGCTACGACACGACCAAGGGCGTACTGTGCTGCGGCAAGTGGGCCAACGACCTCGACGAGCAGTGGCCCGACGACTTCCTCGCGCCGCGCGTGGTGCGCTATGCCGAGAACCACGACGAGCGGCGGCTGGCCTCGGACCTGGTGAGCGGCGAGAATCCCGACGACTCGGGCGCAGGCTCGATCGAGGCCGGGTTCGCGATCAGCGCCCTGCTCTTTTTACAGGCCCAAGGCCCGCTGCTACTCTACAACGGCCAGGCCGTGGGCGAGCCCGGCGCGGGCGTCGAGGGTTTCTCGGGCGAGGACGGCCGGACCACGATCTTCGACTATTGGTCCATGCCGCAGGTCGCGGCCTGGGTCAACAACTTCGCCTTTGACGGCGGCGGCCTGGATGGGCAGCACCGCGATCTGCGCGCGGACTACGCCGCGCTGATCGAGCTCGCCGCGCGTCCGGTGTTCGTGCAGGGCAGCTTCTACTCGCTGCAAAACAGCAACAAGGACGACTGGCGCTACGGCGGATCAGGCCAGTGGGTCTACTCCTATCTGCGTTACCTACCGCAACGCTCCGAGAGCTACCTGATCGTGGTCAACCTCTCGGACCAGACCCACGCCTTCAACCTCAAGCTGCCGCAGCAGGCGTTGCAGTTCATGGGGTTCGACGAGCAGCAGGGCACGCTGACCTTCACCGACCAGCTCGACGAGCTGGCCGACGAGCCGACCATCGAAAGCCGCCGCGCCGCGGACCTCGGTATTGAGCTGACCCTCGATCCCTATCGCGTGCGCGCCTTTCGGATCGTCCAACACAAGGACTGA
- the def gene encoding peptide deformylase → MALREVITHPDPRLSRPSDPLPEVNDEVRKLLRDLAETMYAAPGVGLAAPQLGVNLRAVVIDIGPVDQGGSGLIQIVNPVIESSEGSISWDEGCLSVPGMNEEVQRAVHVVVSGLDINGEPLRYDVEDFLAVAFQHEIDHLDGLLFFERLSPLKRKLLLKEYRKQQLENE, encoded by the coding sequence ATGGCGCTACGCGAGGTAATCACCCATCCCGACCCAAGGTTGAGCAGGCCCAGCGATCCGCTCCCCGAGGTCAACGACGAGGTGCGCAAACTATTGCGCGACCTAGCCGAGACGATGTACGCCGCGCCCGGTGTGGGCCTGGCCGCCCCCCAGCTCGGGGTCAACCTGCGCGCGGTGGTGATCGACATCGGACCGGTCGATCAGGGAGGATCGGGCCTGATTCAGATCGTCAACCCGGTGATCGAAAGCTCCGAGGGGAGCATCTCCTGGGATGAGGGCTGCCTGTCGGTGCCGGGGATGAACGAGGAGGTCCAGCGCGCCGTGCACGTGGTGGTCAGCGGGCTGGACATCAACGGCGAACCGCTACGCTACGACGTCGAGGACTTTCTGGCCGTGGCCTTCCAGCACGAGATCGACCACCTCGACGGCCTGCTGTTCTTCGAGCGGCTCAGCCCGCTCAAACGCAAGCTGCTGCTCAAGGAGTACCGCAAGCAACAGCTTGAAAACGAATAG
- a CDS encoding acyl-CoA dehydrogenase, with the protein MPFTIEERDVNFVLFEQLGIEDLCGTEKFADFEVDDFKMILEEAGKVSKNLLAPLNEDSDRIGCKIEDGQVYMPPGFKEAYEQYREGGWIGMTHNPEFGGQGLPNVIGVACSERFLAGCTAFSMTPGLTNSAAHVIETHGTDWMKNTFCENMYTGKWAGTMCLTESGAGSAVGDTKTTAKKVEGSDLWKITGTKTFISSGDHDLTENIIHLVLARTPGAPSGIKGISLFLIPKNKVDENGAVGGSNDVNVTNIEHKMGINGSSTCTLNFGDNNDCEGWLIGEEFAGIKYMFLMMNEARIGVGMMGMSLAAASYREALDYARERIQGTDIRDMKDADAARVPIIVHPDIKRMLLTMKAYSEGCRALLFECAYFGDKFETSGDDKYKGFVELLTPICKAYSTDQGFTTCSLGVQVLGGYGYCQEYPLEQHMRDQRINSIYEGTNGIQALDLIGRKVGAKGGMLLMNYLMDLATFIDGNSDDELLGKYVTSLGGYRDKLAEVTMNFGMMRDDQLYPVSHATPYLKLFGNVVIAALLLKQAKIAAEKLAAKEADATKWAALAESDDEVKFYLGKVETAKFFTTQLLPENIGLADSMASGDRSVIEVVL; encoded by the coding sequence ATGCCTTTCACGATTGAAGAACGTGATGTCAACTTTGTGCTCTTTGAGCAGTTGGGCATCGAAGACCTGTGTGGGACCGAGAAATTCGCCGATTTCGAGGTCGATGATTTTAAGATGATCCTCGAGGAGGCCGGCAAGGTTTCCAAGAACCTGCTCGCGCCGCTCAACGAGGACTCCGACCGTATCGGTTGCAAAATCGAGGACGGCCAGGTTTACATGCCGCCGGGATTCAAAGAGGCCTACGAGCAATACCGCGAGGGCGGCTGGATCGGCATGACCCACAACCCTGAGTTCGGCGGACAGGGCCTGCCCAACGTAATCGGAGTGGCCTGCTCCGAGCGTTTCCTCGCCGGCTGCACCGCGTTCTCGATGACCCCGGGCCTGACCAACTCCGCGGCCCATGTGATCGAGACTCACGGCACCGACTGGATGAAGAATACCTTCTGCGAAAATATGTACACCGGCAAGTGGGCGGGCACGATGTGCCTCACCGAGTCCGGCGCCGGATCGGCAGTGGGCGACACCAAGACCACAGCCAAGAAGGTCGAGGGGTCCGACCTCTGGAAGATCACCGGCACCAAGACCTTCATCTCCTCGGGCGATCACGACCTGACCGAGAACATCATCCACTTGGTGCTGGCTCGCACGCCCGGCGCCCCCTCGGGCATCAAGGGCATCAGCCTGTTCCTGATCCCCAAGAACAAAGTCGATGAGAACGGCGCGGTCGGCGGCTCCAACGACGTCAACGTGACCAACATCGAGCACAAGATGGGCATCAACGGCTCATCCACCTGTACGTTGAACTTCGGCGACAACAACGATTGCGAAGGCTGGCTGATCGGTGAGGAGTTCGCCGGGATCAAGTACATGTTCCTGATGATGAACGAAGCCCGCATCGGCGTTGGCATGATGGGAATGTCCCTGGCCGCGGCCTCCTACCGCGAGGCGCTGGACTACGCCCGGGAGCGCATCCAGGGCACCGACATCCGCGACATGAAGGACGCCGACGCCGCGCGCGTGCCGATCATCGTTCACCCCGACATCAAGCGCATGCTTCTGACCATGAAGGCCTACTCCGAGGGCTGCCGCGCACTGCTGTTCGAGTGCGCCTACTTCGGAGACAAGTTCGAGACCAGCGGCGACGACAAGTACAAGGGCTTCGTCGAGCTGCTGACCCCGATCTGCAAGGCCTACTCCACCGACCAGGGCTTCACCACCTGTTCGCTGGGCGTGCAGGTTCTCGGCGGATACGGCTACTGCCAGGAGTACCCGCTGGAGCAGCACATGCGCGACCAGCGCATCAACTCGATCTACGAAGGCACCAACGGCATCCAGGCCCTGGACCTGATCGGCCGCAAGGTCGGCGCCAAGGGCGGCATGCTGCTGATGAACTACCTGATGGATCTGGCCACGTTCATCGACGGCAACAGCGACGACGAGCTGCTGGGCAAGTACGTCACCTCCCTGGGCGGCTATCGCGACAAGCTGGCCGAGGTCACGATGAACTTCGGCATGATGCGCGACGACCAGCTCTACCCGGTGAGCCACGCCACGCCGTATCTCAAGCTGTTCGGCAACGTGGTGATCGCCGCTCTGCTGCTAAAGCAGGCCAAGATCGCCGCTGAGAAGCTGGCGGCCAAAGAGGCTGACGCGACCAAGTGGGCCGCACTGGCCGAGTCCGACGACGAGGTCAAGTTCTACCTGGGTAAGGTCGAGACCGCCAAGTTCTTCACCACCCAGCTGCTGCCCGAGAACATCGGTCTGGCCGACTCCATGGCCAGCGGCGACCGCAGCGTGATCGAGGTCGTGCTCTAG
- a CDS encoding NAD-dependent epimerase/dehydratase family protein yields the protein MPQALVTGGRGFIGSQLVRTLVRGGWQVRVLDLPTTPHDALQGVEHEFYGADITDPQSFGAAFKGVDAVFHLAAIPRDWGPAKLFFAVNRDGTRNVLQAAIDAGVERFVQMSSLAVHKYRPYFEADENAPCDATYPPYATSKIAAERIVRDYQDRGLIQTTIVRPGMVIFGPWDRMAFVPMVDALRKGQFGFVNGGRGRFCYSYVENLTAGMVRAAKSEEAAGGTFVLADDGAISWREYATAICDALDFKQSKLSLPYPLLVPLAGAMHLGAHLVRSKAGPPLTLYRIKVASCDLHWSNAHAKQVFGYDPTVGFAQGLQRTIDWYREHYPTG from the coding sequence ATGCCACAGGCTTTAGTAACCGGCGGCAGGGGCTTCATCGGCTCACAACTGGTGCGCACTCTGGTGCGCGGCGGATGGCAGGTGCGCGTGCTCGATCTGCCCACAACGCCGCACGACGCGCTTCAGGGCGTGGAACACGAATTCTACGGCGCGGACATCACCGACCCGCAGAGCTTCGGCGCGGCGTTCAAGGGTGTGGACGCGGTGTTCCACTTGGCGGCGATCCCCCGCGACTGGGGCCCGGCCAAGCTGTTCTTCGCCGTTAACCGCGACGGCACGCGCAACGTGCTGCAGGCGGCGATCGACGCCGGGGTCGAGCGCTTCGTGCAGATGAGCTCCCTGGCCGTGCACAAGTACCGACCCTACTTCGAGGCCGACGAGAACGCGCCGTGCGACGCGACCTATCCGCCCTACGCCACGAGCAAGATCGCGGCCGAGCGCATTGTGCGCGACTACCAGGATCGCGGGCTGATCCAGACCACCATCGTCCGGCCGGGGATGGTGATCTTCGGGCCGTGGGATCGCATGGCCTTCGTGCCGATGGTCGACGCCTTGCGCAAGGGGCAGTTCGGTTTTGTCAACGGCGGCCGCGGACGCTTCTGCTACTCCTACGTGGAGAACCTGACCGCGGGAATGGTGCGCGCGGCCAAGAGCGAGGAGGCGGCCGGTGGAACGTTCGTGCTGGCCGACGACGGCGCGATTAGCTGGCGCGAGTACGCAACGGCGATCTGCGATGCGTTGGACTTCAAGCAATCCAAGCTGAGTTTGCCCTATCCGCTGCTGGTGCCGCTGGCCGGGGCGATGCACCTGGGCGCGCACTTGGTGCGCTCCAAGGCCGGGCCGCCGCTGACCCTCTACCGCATTAAGGTCGCCTCGTGCGATTTGCATTGGTCCAATGCGCACGCCAAACAGGTGTTCGGCTACGACCCGACCGTGGGCTTTGCCCAAGGGTTGCAGCGCACCATCGACTGGTATCGCGAGCACTACCCGACAGGCTAA
- a CDS encoding radical SAM protein, with amino-acid sequence MEFNRTLREVEAQIETLRAKVPMLRTHGTNQAYSSGPLVPSCRICIRQAYMSFRLGMRCNASCDFCFLQTLKANAPDDGVELRQTQWQEFERHLDRIEGVAFTGGEPLLYIDALELLIPRMRKLKPGLYVWVYTNGLLADDRTLDRLAKMRIDELRFNVAASDYDPVVIDQVGQARRRFKRVVVEVPSYPQQREPLLAALADFERVGIDQLNLQELWVTDANVARLKGEGYQSGLLFAKKFFLYGSRALTYEAMLLCTQRHYSYSVNDCSAARFGPAK; translated from the coding sequence ATGGAATTCAATCGCACCCTGCGCGAGGTCGAGGCCCAGATCGAAACGCTGCGCGCCAAAGTACCGATGCTGCGCACCCACGGTACGAATCAGGCGTACAGCAGCGGGCCGCTGGTCCCCAGCTGCCGGATCTGCATCAGGCAAGCCTACATGTCGTTCCGGCTGGGCATGCGCTGCAACGCGAGCTGCGACTTCTGCTTTCTCCAAACCCTTAAAGCGAACGCGCCCGACGACGGGGTCGAGTTGCGTCAGACCCAGTGGCAAGAGTTCGAGCGCCACCTGGACCGGATCGAGGGCGTGGCGTTCACCGGCGGCGAGCCGCTGCTGTATATCGACGCCCTTGAACTGCTGATCCCGCGCATGCGCAAACTCAAGCCCGGGCTCTACGTCTGGGTCTACACCAACGGGCTGCTGGCCGACGACCGCACGTTGGACCGTCTGGCCAAGATGCGCATCGACGAGCTGCGCTTCAACGTGGCGGCCTCCGACTACGACCCGGTGGTGATCGACCAGGTGGGCCAGGCCCGCAGGCGCTTCAAGCGCGTGGTGGTCGAGGTGCCCTCCTACCCGCAGCAACGCGAGCCGCTGCTCGCGGCGTTGGCCGACTTCGAGCGGGTGGGCATTGACCAGCTGAACCTGCAGGAGTTGTGGGTGACCGACGCCAACGTGGCGCGCCTCAAGGGCGAGGGCTACCAATCCGGATTGCTGTTCGCCAAAAAGTTTTTTCTATATGGCAGTCGAGCGCTGACCTACGAGGCAATGCTGCTCTGCACCCAGCGTCACTACTCCTACAGTGTCAACGACTGCTCGGCCGCGCGCTTCGGCCCGGCGAAGTAA